The DNA region taGATTTGCAGCATCTTTTTCCGCCTTTATAAACACAAGCgccccttcacaattttcatgatctcgtTTTCGATACGGGTTTTGCACCcaatgtcatccaattgccccaaggacaagaGATTTTTCATCAGTCCCTTCATATATCATACTTCCTGTATGGTGCAAATGGTaccatcaaacatttttattttgatagtaccgaccccagcaatttccaaggcatgatcatttcccatgaatatagatcctcctgagactggttcataatgatcaaaccattctcttcgAGACGTCACGTGCTACAttgctcctgaatccataatccatgtgtcacaaaatttgtgcctgTCTTCTACAACTattgctgcttcgctgaataatatttcaccaccgcCTTAAGTACtagccacatttccttgagaatttTTTTCGATACTcatacactctttcttgaagtgcccttttaCCGCCATATTTAAagtagtaaatatttttcttctcacttctcgactttgatttacctcgtctttggctcccactggagtcacggtccataaatcttcctcttatcatcggtaaagcctctgcctgcttcgaagttaccaacctatcttccttattcttgcgccggaTTTCTTCACCGAGAACCGcaattaagacatcgtcgaattttagaaagccataagaatattgttggttatgttgatTATAAGTtcatcatatgaatctggtagactttgaagtaaaagctccgcacgttcatttccccttattttatgccccatggaagtgagttggacaaatagagtatttagtgtgttgatatgtTCGGTCATCAATGAGGATTCCTCCATCCAAAGAGTATAAAGcattctctttaggaaaatcatgttgtgtagcgactcgacctcgtacatctttgtcagagtatctcATATaacttttgttgtttttatttcagagatatttgacaatacttcgtctgctatatccaagtgtaaattggcaataacattatcattcatctcattccactttccatcatccgtAATTTCCACAGGTCTATCTCCAATAACTGTCAAACAATTCTCTTTTCTTAAAACTggttgtatctttattttccacagtataaaattgcttccattgaactttTTATCTCGTACCTGCCCACCATTAAGACTACAATAATTTAGTAGACTGAACAAAATAATCAcgccttaataaaaaaatctcaaaaaaactTTTATGATGTGAAAGATCAGtttaggctgcaaccacagagcatactcagaattttaagaaattttaaatcaagactctgataccacttgttggtcacACGTGCGGTAATTTaagataataaatataaaaataaagaataaactggacaccaaGATTTACGtagaaaacccctaaaaattattaggttaaaaaccacgggcaagatgaaaagatttccactataatattttatcgtGTACAACCCACTCAATGTGTTTCCAAATAAAACACGCACTCTCTTAATATAGGCAGAACAAAATACCTCACAAACATTATAGAACTAAGTATTCAAATACTATAAAacgagagaaaactcgaagagaAGGATGATCTATAAACGAGGGGAGGGGAGGTCTAGAGCTTCCGAAAGGATGACTTCTTAAATCCCTCATCAATGTTTCAAATTTGTTGACCACAACTGCCAATCATCTTTGCCGACAATATGTTCATCAATAATTAGTTTCGATAACTCCACTCATACTTGTTGCAATTAATTCTTGAAAAAAAGTATTGGGTACAGAATTTTCTTAAGGCTGATATGCTTCTGAGATCGTCCAGGTGAGAATCATGTTCATTATATGTGGTTTATCGCATTTTGGAAAAATTTGGGTACATAATTTGCTAATATTAAAAGGATAAGTGAATGATTATGCTcacgaaaaaaataatttatacagAAGAGTAAACGAAAAATAAACCAGACCCATGGATCTTTTTTCACAGGGTGACTATAAACCACATAATCCAGAATAATTAAGGTGAGATTTTGCTTTAATCCGTGGACAGCAATAATTTTAAAAGGAATCCTGCTGTGATTCCTATGAGTCCCACCAGCATCGAAAATTTGACAGAGAACCCTTCAACAGTTCTCCGATTTCTTTGTGTCTTAAGAATTTCCTGCAAGGCGAGAAGACGAAGCGAAATTTTAAGAAGAAATTATGATCACTGTgtgttttatttgaaaaaaattagatttctcctcattatttaaacaaaaacacacacacacacacacacacacacacataataaGATCTTATAAAAAACTTCCCCTAAAATTATCTGTTCTTGAAACGAAAGTGGATTTCTCCTTTAAAATCCCAAGTAAGAAAATAAACGTAAAAGGTATTCGAATCTATATATGCcctaaaattttatctttaatCCAATGACAAGTCAACTAACTACAAGAGCAAGAAACATAGGAATATTTAGTACAAACCAGGTCTTGTCGGAGCAGTTGAGTTTGCCTAACAGCTTTATCCCTCTCATCCTGAAGCCGTTGTAGGACCTGGTCCTACACGCAGACCATGCACGATCACTCACAAATTAATCTACGTAACATTGAACCTATCAAAAAGTAAGTTCTTCTTGGGAATTGGGATAAATATTAcgatcttgtatggaataaatatgtaattATTAACTATCTATCTTAAATGTGGtacaaaggaaaaagaagaagaagataaatacttaaatttgaaCTTACTGGATTGGAACTGAACGTTTCTTTAATTCCATCATCTAATTTCTCAGAAGCCGTGTGAGGAGGCATGTACGCAACTCTAAGCTTGCATTCCTCTAATGTTTTTGCACCCTCTTTGTTGAACTGTTGCATTCAAAATTCCCATTACAAAAACCAGCTCATGTACCCACACATGCATAGACGAGACGAACAACTTCAGTCGAGCGAGACAAATTAATAGATGGGATTGCTAGGATCTATAGTTGATGTTTACAGTGAAACTCTAGTATTTTAAACTGTGTAacgcagctcaagcaccacgttTCAATCAATCTCATAGCAGAGACGATTATtaaatcccaattaattttatatttttattcgaGCATAATGATCAGTTCCTTTGGTGTAGGAATCTGGAATTAAGTACTTACAGTATCTGGTGGAAGATCATCCACTTCTGTATTTGGAGGCAGGACAGTGCTTTGAAGGAGAAATTTGTCTTTGCATTGCATTTCTGGAGGATACTCCTTCTGAGCTTGAAGAGTAACTGAACAATACAATACATCAACATTACATGATATTTACATatacaaatatcaataataacATAGCTTTGAAACTATTTTTATGCCATAAATTTTCAATTGTTGTCATTAATTAATGTATTAATTTTGATTATCATCAAAATTGCTAGCAAATAGCATTTTCGTATTTGTCTCTTATAATGCATCAATTATTTCGTATTCTTCTTTGCTGTGGAAAAAAAGTATATATAATCGACTTATCGCTACGAAAAATCAAATATACAAACGTGAAATCTATTACAAATTTTATCATAAATTAATCGCCAAGTGTAAAAAAGTAATAAGAATCACCTCTTATGACACACGAATCCCATGGATGAATTACACCTGTGTTTGGTCTCACGTAATATTTCTTTGGAGAGGTTGTTTTCACCTGAaccaaaatataaataaatattatgggtTGAGGATAAAGTAACTTTACATAATATGGAAATTTGAGATATGGtacaaaatttcaaatttcagaaTAATCTGATCGAGAACGAGAATCATAATAATACCTTGAATGCAACATGGTGCTCTGTGTTGTTTGTAACTTTAAGATCACAATAACTTTGTTGCTCCAATTCAACTGATaaaaagaatttttattttttttaaaaaatgaatcaAACAAAATCGATAACGAACGTTTAGAAACACAATTGCTCTAATCAACACACATGTATCTGTCTAAATCTATAAAATGATGATAATAACAAAAAGACCACAAGACAGTTCAAGAATTTTCGAAGAATCGTGTAATAAATCTAACACCATAACAATCAAACTCGAACCGAATGGATCATGAAACTAGCTAGCTCGACATATTTCATGTCCTGATTCTCATGCAACATACATTTAGAAACACAATGCCTGGGATCCTTAATTAGCTAGCATGAataatagtccctcgtgctcCAGACTTTTTAGTGGAATTAGTTAACTTAATAATATAATCCATAATAACAACTttcctaataataataataataattccataaaaaaataagaataataataattttaaaaaaatgatcgaAGAAGGAGAACAGTACATTGAAATCTGAGCTCCTCCGGTCGCACAGAGACCAATTGCTTGGCAACAGTCATCGTAGCAGAATAACAAAATGAAGCGTGAGTGATTCAAGCAAAGATCAGatggaataaaaaaaataaagaaaacaaagaGAGCCTGTACGTAAGAGCTAATGATCAAAGAGACGAGAAATAAGGATCAAGTAGAATATAATGCATGGATGGCGGAAAATGAATTACGCCCTCCTCAAAAATTGCTGAGAGTAATGCGATTTCTTTTCTGCTATTTTTAGCTTTTTCATTAGCGTATGGAGGGGCCAGGACAGGATAGGGATAAACTAAAATAACTTTTATGATTGGATAATTATTATCCATCTGTGCAATAAATGGACAGGTGTTTTTGTTTGTGTGATCGGAATGTTCTAATGACAAAAAATTAATTACACACAccgaataaaaaaaaaatacacacatatatatgtacATGTGAATATATATTTATCTTGTCCATCAACCGTACACATCTTTGTGTCTATCAATAAAGTGTCATTCACCTGTCAGATGCgataaaacatatcaaaattgtatATTCACACATGGCTCATTCATGAGATTTGATTTAAGATATTTGGTATAACTCAATGATAAATGTTGCTACACTAAAATCGTAATATTAgccttttaaattttaatattacgttttgttgaaaaataatatttaaaatatgtgtattgaatatttgaatgttaaatatttgaatgttgaaaataagagttgtaaatattgaaaattagtgtgtgatgatgtaggtaatgatgtattttatttttggattatttgtaaaaaaattctataaatagcctcaccatttgtgaagaaatacacaattgagttgagagagaaaaattttataaagtgtgtagtttggtaaattttgaaa from Primulina tabacum isolate GXHZ01 chromosome 14, ASM2559414v2, whole genome shotgun sequence includes:
- the LOC142524966 gene encoding vesicle-associated protein 2-1-like, whose product is MTVAKQLVSVRPEELRFQFELEQQSYCDLKVTNNTEHHVAFKVKTTSPKKYYVRPNTGVIHPWDSCVIRVTLQAQKEYPPEMQCKDKFLLQSTVLPPNTEVDDLPPDTFNKEGAKTLEECKLRVAYMPPHTASEKLDDGIKETFSSNPDQVLQRLQDERDKAVRQTQLLRQDLEILKTQRNRRTVEGFSVKFSMLVGLIGITAGFLLKLLLSTD